A genomic region of Arachis hypogaea cultivar Tifrunner chromosome 5, arahy.Tifrunner.gnm2.J5K5, whole genome shotgun sequence contains the following coding sequences:
- the LOC112802150 gene encoding uncharacterized protein isoform X6, with protein sequence MEAAAIMAIVLALIIIIQGKPSDWQDFVGIITLLVINSTISFIEENNAGNAAAALMARLAPKAKDLPTTVFLLVKLTQRHLRLPGISMRSLMLWLLMDLYRARMEGSGEWGDHLTLQAAADKVCYADIFALIP encoded by the exons ATGGAGGCTGCTGCTATAATGGCAATTGTACttgctcttattattattatacaggGTAAGCCTTCTGATTGGCAAGACTTTGTTGGTATTATCACTTTGCTTGTCATCAATTCAACCATCAGTTTCATAGAGGAGAACAATGCTGGTAATGCTGCTGCAGCTCTCATGGCTCGTCTCGCTCCGAAAGCAAAG GACTTGCCAACTACTGTGTTCCTGCTGGTGAAGCTTACACAAAGGCACTTGAGGTTGCCAGGAATATCAATGAGAAG TCTTATGTTGTGGCTTCTCATGGACCTATACAGAGCAAGAATGGAGGG GTCTGGAGAATGGGGAGATCATTTGACATTGCAGGCAGCTGCTGATAAG GTTTGCTATGCAGATATATTTGCTCTCATTCCCTAA
- the LOC112802150 gene encoding uncharacterized protein isoform X5: MEAAAIMAIVLALIIIIQGKPSDWQDFVGIITLLVINSTISFIEENNAGNAAAALMARLAPKAKDLPTTVFLLVKLTQRHLRLPGISMRSLMLWLLMDLYRARMEGSGEWGDHLTLQAAADKEIAYTQSNVNKSKKKN, from the exons ATGGAGGCTGCTGCTATAATGGCAATTGTACttgctcttattattattatacaggGTAAGCCTTCTGATTGGCAAGACTTTGTTGGTATTATCACTTTGCTTGTCATCAATTCAACCATCAGTTTCATAGAGGAGAACAATGCTGGTAATGCTGCTGCAGCTCTCATGGCTCGTCTCGCTCCGAAAGCAAAG GACTTGCCAACTACTGTGTTCCTGCTGGTGAAGCTTACACAAAGGCACTTGAGGTTGCCAGGAATATCAATGAGAAG TCTTATGTTGTGGCTTCTCATGGACCTATACAGAGCAAGAATGGAGGG GTCTGGAGAATGGGGAGATCATTTGACATTGCAGGCAGCTGCTGATAAG GAAATTGCATATACTCAGTCCAATGTAAacaaatcaaagaagaagaactag
- the LOC112802150 gene encoding ATPase 11, plasma membrane-type isoform X8 — translation MEAAAIMAIVLALIIIIQGKPSDWQDFVGIITLLVINSTISFIEENNAGNAAAALMARLAPKAKDLPTTVFLLVKLTQRHLRLPGISMRRSGEWGDHLTLQAAADKVCYADIFALIP, via the exons ATGGAGGCTGCTGCTATAATGGCAATTGTACttgctcttattattattatacaggGTAAGCCTTCTGATTGGCAAGACTTTGTTGGTATTATCACTTTGCTTGTCATCAATTCAACCATCAGTTTCATAGAGGAGAACAATGCTGGTAATGCTGCTGCAGCTCTCATGGCTCGTCTCGCTCCGAAAGCAAAG GACTTGCCAACTACTGTGTTCCTGCTGGTGAAGCTTACACAAAGGCACTTGAGGTTGCCAGGAATATCAATGAGAAG GTCTGGAGAATGGGGAGATCATTTGACATTGCAGGCAGCTGCTGATAAG GTTTGCTATGCAGATATATTTGCTCTCATTCCCTAA
- the LOC112802150 gene encoding uncharacterized protein isoform X2 has translation MESRRSKAMAAQKNGRRSNQERKMALIQDVDKLKRKLRHEENVHSILNTCFLSCQDQYRVFIIILSNIKEQSRSGCTRTEKARHWRWISWDVLLTYCSRMQEGDAWFLNTPEQSLSFILADQGFDVWVENVRGTHWSHGHRSYSVKNKVCGSSLTYRDADGVCD, from the exons ATGGAAAGTAGAAGGAGCAAAGCAATGGCTGCACAGAAAAATGGGCGTCGATCAAATCAAGAAAGGAAAATGGCTTTGATACAAGAT GTTGATAAATTGAAGAGAAAGCTGAGACATGAAGAGAATGTGCATAGTATACTTAAtacttgctttctttcttgtCAG GATCAATACAGGGTGTTTATTATTATTCTATCAAATATTAAGGAACAAAGTCGAAGTGGCTGCACTAGAACAGAAAAGGCTAGGCATTGGCGATGGATCAGTTGGGATGTTCTCCTCACTTATTGTTCGCGCATGCAG GAAGGTGATGCATGGTTTCTAAATACTCCTGAACAATCATTGAGCTTCATCCTTGCAGATCAAGGTTTTGATGTATGGGTAGAAAATGTGCGTGGAACACACTGGAGCCATGGTCATAGGTCTTATTCAGTGAAGAATAAGGTGTGTGGCTCTTCTTTGACCTATAGAGATGCTGACGGCGTGTGTGATTAA
- the LOC112802150 gene encoding uncharacterized protein isoform X4: MEAAAIMAIVLALIIIIQGKPSDWQDFVGIITLLVINSTISFIEENNAGNAAAALMARLAPKAKDLPTTVFLLVKLTQRHLRLPGISMRRSGEWGDHLTLQAAADKIYLLSFPKNWISLNLTNNLYACLFLCILCMTMIEEHASISLK; the protein is encoded by the exons ATGGAGGCTGCTGCTATAATGGCAATTGTACttgctcttattattattatacaggGTAAGCCTTCTGATTGGCAAGACTTTGTTGGTATTATCACTTTGCTTGTCATCAATTCAACCATCAGTTTCATAGAGGAGAACAATGCTGGTAATGCTGCTGCAGCTCTCATGGCTCGTCTCGCTCCGAAAGCAAAG GACTTGCCAACTACTGTGTTCCTGCTGGTGAAGCTTACACAAAGGCACTTGAGGTTGCCAGGAATATCAATGAGAAG GTCTGGAGAATGGGGAGATCATTTGACATTGCAGGCAGCTGCTGATAAG ATATATTTGCTCTCATTCCCTAAGAATTGGATCTCACTCAATCTGACAAATAACTTGTATGCATGTTTGTTTTTATGCATTCTGTGTATGACCATGATTGAAGAGCATGCAAGCATCTCTCTTAAAT GA
- the LOC112802150 gene encoding ATPase 11, plasma membrane-type isoform X7: MEAAAIMAIVLALIIIIQGKPSDWQDFVGIITLLVINSTISFIEENNAGNAAAALMARLAPKAKDLPTTVFLLVKLTQRHLRLPGISMRRSGEWGDHLTLQAAADKEIAYTQSNVNKSKKKN; the protein is encoded by the exons ATGGAGGCTGCTGCTATAATGGCAATTGTACttgctcttattattattatacaggGTAAGCCTTCTGATTGGCAAGACTTTGTTGGTATTATCACTTTGCTTGTCATCAATTCAACCATCAGTTTCATAGAGGAGAACAATGCTGGTAATGCTGCTGCAGCTCTCATGGCTCGTCTCGCTCCGAAAGCAAAG GACTTGCCAACTACTGTGTTCCTGCTGGTGAAGCTTACACAAAGGCACTTGAGGTTGCCAGGAATATCAATGAGAAG GTCTGGAGAATGGGGAGATCATTTGACATTGCAGGCAGCTGCTGATAAG GAAATTGCATATACTCAGTCCAATGTAAacaaatcaaagaagaagaactag
- the LOC112802150 gene encoding uncharacterized protein isoform X3, giving the protein MESRRSKAMAAQKNGRRSNQERKMALIQDVDKLKRKLRHEENVHSILNTCFLSCQDQYRVFIIILSNIKEQSRSGCTRTEKARHWRWISWDVLLTYCSRMQEGDAWFLNTPEQSLSFILADQGFDVWVENVRGTHWSHGHRSYSVKNKIPFIQMKISLM; this is encoded by the exons ATGGAAAGTAGAAGGAGCAAAGCAATGGCTGCACAGAAAAATGGGCGTCGATCAAATCAAGAAAGGAAAATGGCTTTGATACAAGAT GTTGATAAATTGAAGAGAAAGCTGAGACATGAAGAGAATGTGCATAGTATACTTAAtacttgctttctttcttgtCAG GATCAATACAGGGTGTTTATTATTATTCTATCAAATATTAAGGAACAAAGTCGAAGTGGCTGCACTAGAACAGAAAAGGCTAGGCATTGGCGATGGATCAGTTGGGATGTTCTCCTCACTTATTGTTCGCGCATGCAG GAAGGTGATGCATGGTTTCTAAATACTCCTGAACAATCATTGAGCTTCATCCTTGCAGATCAAGGTTTTGATGTATGGGTAGAAAATGTGCGTGGAACACACTGGAGCCATGGTCATAGGTCTTATTCAGTGAAGAATAAG ATTCCATTCATTCAGATGAAGATCag TTTGATGTAA
- the LOC112802150 gene encoding uncharacterized protein isoform X1, whose protein sequence is MEAAAIMAIVLALIIIIQGKPSDWQDFVGIITLLVINSTISFIEENNAGNAAAALMARLAPKAKDLPTTVFLLVKLTQRHLRLPGISMRSLMLWLLMDLYRARMEGSGEWGDHLTLQAAADKIYLLSFPKNWISLNLTNNLYACLFLCILCMTMIEEHASISLK, encoded by the exons ATGGAGGCTGCTGCTATAATGGCAATTGTACttgctcttattattattatacaggGTAAGCCTTCTGATTGGCAAGACTTTGTTGGTATTATCACTTTGCTTGTCATCAATTCAACCATCAGTTTCATAGAGGAGAACAATGCTGGTAATGCTGCTGCAGCTCTCATGGCTCGTCTCGCTCCGAAAGCAAAG GACTTGCCAACTACTGTGTTCCTGCTGGTGAAGCTTACACAAAGGCACTTGAGGTTGCCAGGAATATCAATGAGAAG TCTTATGTTGTGGCTTCTCATGGACCTATACAGAGCAAGAATGGAGGG GTCTGGAGAATGGGGAGATCATTTGACATTGCAGGCAGCTGCTGATAAG ATATATTTGCTCTCATTCCCTAAGAATTGGATCTCACTCAATCTGACAAATAACTTGTATGCATGTTTGTTTTTATGCATTCTGTGTATGACCATGATTGAAGAGCATGCAAGCATCTCTCTTAAAT GA